Proteins encoded within one genomic window of Bradyrhizobium sp. CB1717:
- a CDS encoding putative quinol monooxygenase, protein MQTLVRDSLGALLVAVSVTMTATPVVAQEAPRVRYQEIPEGAYSVVAQVRAKPGKEDALRAATLPLIDLVRGDPKNLVYFLQEDRAKPGHFVFYEVFASQADFDAHNAMPYVKDWFAKLPELANGGVEVMRMAVLGVPKK, encoded by the coding sequence ATGCAAACGCTCGTCCGCGATTCGCTTGGCGCCCTGCTCGTCGCCGTCTCGGTGACCATGACGGCGACACCAGTCGTTGCCCAGGAAGCCCCGCGCGTGCGCTATCAGGAGATTCCGGAAGGCGCTTATTCGGTGGTGGCCCAGGTGCGCGCCAAGCCTGGAAAGGAAGACGCATTGCGCGCGGCCACGCTGCCGCTGATCGATCTGGTTCGCGGCGATCCCAAGAACCTGGTCTATTTTCTCCAGGAAGACCGCGCCAAACCCGGCCATTTCGTCTTCTACGAGGTGTTCGCCAGCCAGGCCGATTTCGACGCCCATAACGCGATGCCTTATGTGAAGGACTGGTTCGCCAAGCTTCCGGAACTTGCCAATGGCGGCGTCGAGGTCATGCGCATGGCGGTTCTCGGCGTGCCCAAGAAATAG
- a CDS encoding winged helix-turn-helix domain-containing protein yields MQAATEIRQRGTRRQELTYSFGPFRLVPSRQLLLLDGRPVKLGGRAFELLQLLVQRRGELVSKNELMAAAWPGTFLHDSNLKVNMWSLRRSLADTQIEPVYIATVARRGYKFIADVQISIGEVEDDPSLAEPVPLSRPPLLRGIVGREADIVEIADLLADNRHVTLAGAGGIGKTTVAVAVAQAFAPRCRDGVCFVDLATISDPTLFGTALVTALGIRGNTDNGLAAALDYLRPRQMLLILDNCEHVLPAATIFAGKFLTDTSPSRLLATSREALGTVTEHVVRLGSLASPKSGLDLSVDQAVKFPAVQLFVRRAAEWSGYQFVDDDCEAVASICHSLDGLPLAIELAAAQIGRFNPRELVTLLDQNLGFRAPSAESAPPRHETLMATIDWSFRLLSQKEARLFGLLSVFSDAFDAEDAVFVAEAAGLTPVDVVTGLGSLVAKSLLSAQARGAHLRYRLLDSTRRYAAERRQADPACGQALRHHAQHVLALFEQSEEEWNWREPADWTQRYLGRIADLRAALSWAFGEDGDAVLGIRLAVAAITLWSETSILSEAQARLEDALALAKTVACDDLSKAKLACALGWSLFYARKMSNENEVAWLDAIAFARRAGSIEYQQRALVGFAFYLLQIGQVPRATTYLEEATALADSDRGRDLTATSEADRALAWARAFAGELSKSRPVLDRLAATYSLAEGRSRKDANEVYRFITVRFNLPFVAWMQGQADHAARLARDAVDAADRGGHWVSQSNALGLAALPVALETGNLDALESYTMRLRRNLERERISRWVPVERYFSACLRELRGDPRAVQDIRAAIDELIECRFLMRIGSYLAVLARAYLRQGRIADAREAITRAIDHQERQGERWCRSELQRVDAAVLLHAGEPLRAEQRLQQALTEARAIGAMTFQLRIATDLAAHWIATGRRAKAIRLLAPIYDAFTEGFETPDLVAAERLLQRRQPTANGCGHYRQPEPMHARGA; encoded by the coding sequence ATGCAGGCTGCCACGGAGATACGGCAACGGGGCACACGCCGACAGGAACTGACTTACTCCTTCGGCCCATTCCGACTGGTTCCCAGCCGCCAGCTCCTCCTGCTCGACGGGCGCCCCGTCAAACTGGGCGGACGCGCATTCGAGCTGTTGCAGCTGCTAGTGCAGCGCCGCGGTGAGTTGGTCAGCAAGAATGAGCTGATGGCGGCGGCCTGGCCGGGCACCTTCCTCCACGACAGCAATCTCAAGGTCAACATGTGGAGCTTGCGGCGTTCGCTGGCGGATACCCAGATCGAGCCCGTCTACATCGCGACCGTGGCGCGCCGCGGGTACAAGTTCATTGCGGACGTGCAAATCAGCATCGGCGAGGTCGAGGACGATCCGTCGCTCGCCGAACCGGTCCCCCTGTCCAGGCCGCCATTGCTGCGCGGCATCGTCGGTCGCGAGGCGGACATCGTCGAAATCGCCGATCTGCTGGCCGACAACAGGCACGTGACCCTGGCCGGCGCGGGAGGCATCGGCAAGACGACGGTCGCCGTGGCTGTCGCCCAGGCGTTTGCGCCGCGGTGCCGCGACGGCGTCTGCTTCGTCGATCTCGCGACGATCTCCGATCCGACGCTGTTCGGCACGGCGCTGGTGACGGCACTGGGCATCAGAGGCAATACGGACAACGGTCTGGCTGCCGCCCTCGATTATCTGAGGCCGCGGCAGATGCTGCTCATCCTCGACAATTGCGAGCATGTGCTGCCCGCCGCCACGATCTTCGCCGGCAAGTTCCTGACGGACACATCGCCGTCCAGGCTGCTGGCGACGAGCCGCGAAGCGCTCGGCACCGTCACCGAGCACGTCGTACGGCTTGGCTCGCTGGCCTCGCCGAAGTCTGGCCTCGACCTGTCGGTCGATCAGGCCGTCAAGTTTCCAGCGGTGCAGCTGTTCGTCCGCCGCGCCGCCGAATGGTCGGGCTACCAGTTCGTCGATGACGATTGCGAGGCGGTCGCCTCGATCTGCCATTCGCTTGACGGCCTTCCGCTGGCCATCGAGCTGGCAGCAGCCCAGATCGGCAGGTTTAATCCTCGCGAATTGGTGACGCTGCTCGACCAGAACCTGGGCTTTCGCGCGCCCAGCGCCGAGAGCGCGCCGCCGCGCCACGAGACCCTGATGGCGACGATCGACTGGAGCTTCCGGCTGCTGTCGCAGAAGGAGGCCAGACTGTTCGGCCTGCTGTCGGTGTTCAGCGACGCCTTTGACGCCGAGGATGCGGTTTTCGTCGCAGAAGCGGCAGGGCTCACGCCGGTCGACGTCGTCACCGGCCTCGGCAGCCTCGTCGCCAAATCGCTTCTGAGTGCGCAGGCCCGCGGAGCGCACCTTCGCTACCGGCTGCTCGACAGCACACGCCGCTATGCGGCCGAGCGGCGCCAGGCCGATCCCGCCTGCGGCCAGGCGCTGCGCCACCACGCGCAGCACGTGCTTGCGCTGTTCGAGCAGTCCGAGGAGGAATGGAACTGGCGCGAGCCGGCCGATTGGACCCAGCGCTACCTCGGCCGCATTGCCGATCTGAGAGCGGCGCTGTCGTGGGCCTTCGGCGAGGACGGCGATGCTGTCCTCGGCATCAGGCTCGCAGTTGCGGCGATCACCTTGTGGTCGGAAACCTCCATCCTGTCGGAAGCGCAGGCGCGGCTGGAGGACGCGCTCGCCTTGGCCAAGACCGTCGCGTGCGACGATCTATCGAAGGCAAAGCTCGCCTGCGCCCTTGGATGGAGCCTGTTCTACGCCCGCAAGATGTCGAACGAGAACGAGGTTGCCTGGCTCGATGCGATCGCCTTTGCAAGGCGCGCCGGCAGTATCGAGTATCAGCAGCGAGCGCTGGTGGGTTTTGCCTTTTACCTGTTGCAGATCGGTCAGGTCCCGCGCGCCACAACCTATCTCGAGGAGGCCACCGCGCTCGCCGACAGTGACCGCGGCCGCGACCTGACGGCGACGTCCGAAGCCGATCGGGCATTGGCCTGGGCCCGCGCCTTCGCCGGCGAGTTGAGCAAGAGCCGCCCGGTTCTGGATCGCCTCGCGGCGACCTATTCGCTGGCCGAGGGCCGTTCGCGCAAGGATGCGAATGAGGTCTACCGATTCATCACCGTCCGCTTCAACCTGCCCTTCGTGGCGTGGATGCAAGGGCAGGCCGACCACGCGGCAAGGCTCGCTCGTGATGCGGTCGACGCCGCGGACCGCGGCGGCCATTGGGTGTCGCAGTCGAACGCACTCGGGCTCGCCGCACTTCCGGTTGCACTGGAAACCGGCAATCTGGATGCGCTCGAGAGTTACACGATGCGGCTGCGTCGCAACCTCGAACGCGAGCGCATCTCGCGCTGGGTTCCGGTCGAGCGCTATTTCTCCGCCTGCCTTCGCGAGCTACGTGGCGATCCGCGCGCGGTTCAGGATATCCGAGCCGCAATCGACGAACTGATCGAATGTCGCTTCCTGATGCGGATCGGCAGCTATCTCGCGGTCCTCGCCCGCGCCTATCTGCGGCAGGGGCGGATCGCAGATGCGCGCGAAGCCATCACGCGTGCGATCGACCATCAGGAACGTCAGGGCGAGCGCTGGTGCCGGTCGGAACTGCAGCGGGTCGACGCAGCGGTCCTGCTCCACGCCGGCGAGCCGCTGCGCGCCGAGCAGCGGCTCCAGCAGGCGCTTACCGAAGCGCGCGCCATAGGCGCGATGACATTCCAGCTGCGGATCGCCACCGATCTCGCAGCACACTGGATCGCGACCGGCCGCAGGGCGAAGGCCATCCGACTGCTCGCCCCGATTTATGACGCGTTCACCGAGGGCTTCGAAACGCCGGATCTCGTTGCGGCCGAGCGCCTGCTGCAGCGCAGGCAGCCAACGGCGAACGGCTGCGGCCATTATCGCCAGCCGGAGCCGATGCACGCCCGCGGTGCATAG
- a CDS encoding VOC family protein, with the protein MTDEADNATDMGRRALLQSAGAAVVTGLVAGTTDARAATQDGMSSAARDEAPLGARLQGVQHFGLTVQNMERAYQFYTEVLGGTEVFRHGDFQGDEVQNTLLADQEIEANARGVNPRTIGVPDLRSGAQRLDVRFIQFDNVVIELLQYREADQPMGSAKSFAEPVEHMSPAFPRMMHICFYVRDDVDFNKFIADLEAESARRGMTQVRANRTIRVMTEADRKAAPRSTNTNRVTAEPSNGWELIYCKGPEGEQLEFVKALGPVKQRFSEALAKRQQTIVR; encoded by the coding sequence ATGACAGATGAAGCAGACAACGCCACCGACATGGGCCGCCGCGCCCTGCTCCAGAGCGCCGGCGCAGCCGTCGTCACCGGCCTCGTCGCCGGCACGACCGACGCGCGGGCCGCGACGCAAGACGGCATGTCGTCAGCGGCGCGCGACGAGGCGCCGCTCGGTGCGCGGCTTCAGGGCGTCCAGCATTTCGGGCTGACGGTCCAGAACATGGAGCGGGCCTATCAGTTCTATACGGAAGTGCTCGGCGGCACCGAGGTGTTCCGTCACGGCGACTTCCAGGGCGACGAGGTGCAGAACACACTGCTGGCCGACCAGGAGATCGAGGCGAACGCGCGCGGGGTCAATCCGCGGACCATCGGCGTTCCCGACCTCAGAAGCGGAGCGCAGAGGCTCGATGTCCGCTTCATCCAGTTCGACAACGTGGTGATCGAACTGCTGCAATATCGCGAGGCCGATCAGCCGATGGGCAGCGCGAAGAGCTTTGCCGAGCCAGTGGAGCACATGAGCCCGGCTTTTCCGCGCATGATGCACATCTGCTTCTACGTTCGCGACGACGTCGACTTCAACAAGTTCATCGCCGACCTCGAAGCCGAATCCGCGCGCCGCGGCATGACGCAGGTGCGGGCGAACCGCACCATCCGCGTCATGACGGAGGCCGACCGCAAGGCCGCGCCCCGCAGCACCAACACCAACCGGGTGACCGCGGAACCCTCGAACGGCTGGGAGCTGATCTATTGCAAGGGGCCGGAGGGCGAGCAGCTCGAATTCGTCAAAGCGCTGGGCCCGGTCAAGCAGCGCTTCAGCGAAGCCCTGGCAAAGCGGCAGCAGACAATCGTGCGCTGA
- a CDS encoding aldo/keto reductase has protein sequence MALKDILPGKLGFGAAPLGNMFRDIPEQEALATVNAAWDDGIRYFDTAPFYGAGLAEIRMGAALAGRPRSDYVVSTKVGRLILDEIEDVSARDLGEKGGVFQYGRPNRIVNDYSRDGTLRSIEDSLKRLGTSHIDIAFVHDVAQDFYGDEWLSVFESARKGAFKALDRLRDEGVIKAWGLGVNRVEPIELLLALEEPRPDGFLLAGRYTLLDHARALQRVMPMVAEHELAIVVGGPYSSGALVGGPNFEYAPAPPEILNKVARIKAIAGRYGISMKAAGLQFALANPVVAAVIPGASRPGRIAEDRAALEEAIPADFWRELRSEGLVNPAAPLPAAA, from the coding sequence ATGGCCCTCAAGGATATTCTGCCGGGAAAACTGGGTTTCGGTGCGGCGCCGCTCGGCAACATGTTCCGCGACATCCCGGAGCAGGAAGCCCTCGCGACGGTAAATGCGGCCTGGGACGACGGCATCCGCTATTTCGACACGGCGCCCTTCTACGGCGCAGGTCTTGCCGAGATCCGCATGGGCGCTGCGCTCGCCGGCCGGCCGCGCAGCGACTATGTCGTCAGCACCAAGGTCGGACGCCTGATTCTTGACGAGATCGAGGATGTCAGCGCCCGCGACCTCGGCGAGAAGGGCGGGGTCTTCCAATACGGGCGCCCGAACAGGATCGTGAACGACTATTCCCGGGACGGGACGTTGCGCTCGATCGAGGACAGCCTGAAGCGGCTCGGCACCTCCCACATCGACATCGCGTTCGTGCATGACGTCGCGCAGGATTTTTACGGCGACGAGTGGCTTTCGGTCTTCGAAAGCGCGCGCAAGGGCGCGTTCAAGGCGCTCGACCGGCTGCGCGACGAAGGCGTGATCAAGGCGTGGGGCCTCGGCGTCAACCGGGTCGAGCCGATCGAGCTGCTGCTCGCGCTCGAAGAGCCGCGCCCCGACGGCTTCCTGCTCGCGGGCCGTTACACGCTGCTCGACCATGCAAGGGCGCTTCAACGGGTGATGCCGATGGTTGCGGAACACGAGCTCGCGATCGTCGTCGGCGGCCCCTACAGTTCGGGCGCGCTCGTCGGCGGCCCCAACTTCGAATATGCGCCGGCGCCGCCGGAAATCCTCAACAAGGTGGCGCGGATCAAGGCCATCGCCGGCCGCTACGGCATCAGCATGAAGGCGGCAGGCTTGCAGTTTGCGCTCGCCAACCCGGTGGTCGCGGCCGTCATTCCCGGCGCGAGCCGCCCGGGCCGCATCGCCGAGGATCGCGCTGCGCTTGAGGAGGCCATCCCCGCCGATTTCTGGCGCGAGCTCCGTTCGGAGGGGCTCGTCAACCCCGCAGCTCCGCTTCCCGCGGCCGCTTGA
- a CDS encoding AraC family transcriptional regulator produces the protein MALVTHGDEKYQNSEKLAAANDWPGLSIEHRKFEAGRQATPVPICTEIVMVLSGGGMVCRVGNGEVQKSFARPGMSYLVPVGTQESHLELSDRMECLHLYLPPALLDHSALADFDIDPAKVEIAYAHGLADQVLFHICSPLRDLLHRPRQPTDALFVEGIQVALAAHLLGNYTIDRWRAPDKLPSLDPRRLQRVLDYIEASLGSDVRLEDLAAQACLSPYHFSRLFREATGLSPHRYVTDRRVQAARQELARNRLSLVEIALEFGFGSQANFTRVFRKAASLTPGQYRELCCGQADVKTDRVDAALRRDCA, from the coding sequence ATGGCGCTCGTGACGCATGGAGACGAAAAGTATCAGAACAGCGAGAAGCTCGCGGCGGCCAACGACTGGCCGGGGCTGAGCATCGAGCATCGCAAGTTCGAGGCGGGGCGCCAGGCAACGCCCGTTCCCATCTGCACCGAAATCGTCATGGTGCTGTCAGGCGGCGGCATGGTGTGCCGGGTCGGCAACGGCGAAGTCCAGAAGAGCTTCGCCCGGCCGGGCATGAGCTACCTCGTTCCCGTGGGGACGCAGGAGAGCCATCTCGAACTGTCCGACCGGATGGAGTGTCTTCATCTCTATCTTCCGCCGGCGCTGCTGGACCACAGCGCGCTTGCGGACTTCGATATCGATCCGGCGAAAGTCGAGATCGCCTACGCCCACGGTCTGGCGGACCAGGTACTCTTCCACATCTGCTCGCCGCTGCGCGACCTGCTCCATCGTCCGCGCCAGCCGACCGACGCGCTGTTCGTGGAGGGAATCCAGGTTGCGCTCGCGGCGCATCTTCTGGGGAATTACACGATCGACCGCTGGCGCGCGCCCGACAAGTTGCCGTCGCTCGATCCACGGCGCCTGCAGCGCGTGCTGGACTATATCGAGGCTTCTCTTGGCAGCGACGTCAGGCTTGAGGATCTGGCGGCCCAGGCCTGCCTCAGCCCCTATCATTTCTCCCGGCTGTTTCGCGAGGCGACCGGATTGTCGCCGCACCGTTACGTGACCGATCGCCGCGTTCAGGCCGCGCGGCAAGAACTCGCGCGCAACCGTTTGTCCCTGGTCGAAATCGCGCTCGAGTTCGGTTTCGGCTCGCAAGCCAATTTCACGCGCGTGTTCCGCAAGGCCGCAAGTCTCACGCCCGGGCAGTATCGCGAATTGTGCTGCGGCCAGGCCGACGTGAAAACCGATCGCGTCGATGCGGCATTGCGCAGGGATTGCGCATGA
- a CDS encoding GAF domain-containing protein: MTDPSHDAADELAAENARLRSALAIARDRENASAEILRTIAASPSDARPVFAAIASSSKRLLGGFSATVLQFIGDELHLVAYTPTSPEADEGLKGSFPRKIADFPTFALVRNGETIQFPDSEADDVPELNRNLARLRGFRSVLFMPLMNRGTPVGMISVTRAEPGAFATDLVQLLQTFADQAVIAIENARLFNETREALERQTATADILKVMAASPSDVQPVFDAIAANANRLIGGFSTAVLRYNDGAAHLAAFTPTDPAGDRVLQASFPVPFAQFPPYRLVANGAAAQLPDTELEPAARDIARARGYRSMLFAPLMSEGEAIGIIIATRRATGAFAEHHVRLLQTFADQAVIAIKNVSLFNATREALERQTATADILKVIAASPADVTPVFQAISDSAKALIGGHSSTVTRVIDGMLHLAAFTTDNEAGNADLLSSFPAPLSSSGIHSRVATSGEYAFRSDMQNEPDLTDAMKELARTRGYRSILVVPMLRDGVAIGTIAVTRPVAGQFPDKAINLLKTFADQAVIAIENTRLFNEVQDRTRELARSLDDLRAAQDRLIQTEKLASLGQLTAGIAHEIKNPLNFVNNFASLSAELTSELNEVLAPVPLAGDVRSEVAELTGLLKDNLDKVVQHGRRADSIVKNMLLHSREGGGEHRLSDINALVEESLNLAYHGARAETPQFDVTLKHELDPAAGQAEVFPQEITRVLLNLISNGFYAVTRRKAEDGGAGYEPMVTATTRDRGDSIEIRIRDNGTGIPDEVKEKMFNPFFTTKPAGEGTGLGLSMSHDIVVKQHGGTIDVATEPGKFTEFTILLPRKSGFPDKDGR; the protein is encoded by the coding sequence ATGACCGACCCCTCCCACGATGCCGCCGACGAACTCGCAGCCGAGAACGCGCGGCTACGCAGCGCACTCGCGATTGCGCGCGATCGTGAGAATGCCAGCGCGGAGATCCTGCGCACCATCGCGGCCTCACCATCGGATGCCCGGCCGGTCTTCGCGGCGATCGCGTCCAGCTCGAAGCGCCTGCTCGGCGGCTTCTCCGCCACCGTGCTGCAGTTCATCGGCGACGAATTGCATCTCGTGGCCTACACGCCGACCAGTCCTGAAGCTGACGAGGGGCTCAAGGGATCGTTCCCGCGCAAGATCGCGGACTTTCCGACCTTCGCCCTGGTTCGCAATGGCGAGACGATCCAGTTTCCCGACAGCGAGGCCGACGATGTCCCGGAGCTGAACAGGAATCTTGCGCGGCTGCGCGGCTTCCGCAGCGTGCTGTTCATGCCGCTGATGAACCGGGGCACGCCGGTCGGCATGATCAGCGTCACGCGCGCCGAGCCGGGCGCATTCGCAACCGATCTTGTGCAGCTGCTCCAGACCTTTGCCGACCAGGCCGTGATCGCGATCGAGAATGCGCGGCTGTTCAACGAGACGCGCGAGGCGCTGGAGCGCCAGACCGCCACGGCCGACATCCTGAAGGTGATGGCCGCCTCGCCGTCGGACGTGCAGCCGGTGTTCGACGCGATCGCCGCCAATGCCAACCGGCTGATCGGCGGCTTCTCCACCGCGGTGCTGCGCTACAACGACGGCGCCGCGCATCTTGCGGCCTTCACGCCGACCGATCCGGCCGGTGATCGCGTGCTCCAGGCCTCGTTCCCCGTCCCCTTCGCGCAGTTCCCGCCCTACCGGCTCGTGGCCAACGGAGCCGCGGCGCAATTGCCCGACACCGAGCTTGAGCCCGCCGCGCGCGACATCGCGCGCGCCCGCGGCTATCGCAGCATGCTGTTCGCGCCCCTGATGAGCGAGGGCGAAGCCATCGGCATCATCATCGCCACGCGCCGCGCGACCGGCGCGTTCGCCGAACATCATGTGCGGCTGCTGCAGACCTTCGCCGACCAGGCGGTGATTGCGATCAAGAATGTCAGCCTGTTCAACGCCACAAGGGAAGCGCTGGAGCGGCAGACTGCGACCGCCGACATCCTGAAGGTGATCGCGGCTTCGCCGGCCGATGTCACCCCGGTGTTCCAGGCGATCTCCGACAGTGCCAAGGCGCTGATCGGCGGGCATTCCTCCACTGTCACCCGCGTCATCGACGGCATGCTGCATCTGGCCGCCTTCACCACCGACAATGAAGCCGGCAATGCGGACCTGCTCAGCTCCTTCCCGGCGCCGCTGTCCTCGTCGGGCATTCACAGCCGGGTGGCGACGAGCGGAGAATATGCCTTCCGCAGCGACATGCAGAACGAGCCTGATCTGACCGACGCCATGAAGGAGCTGGCGCGGACCCGCGGCTATCGCAGCATTCTCGTGGTGCCGATGCTGCGCGACGGCGTCGCGATCGGCACCATCGCGGTGACGCGGCCGGTGGCCGGTCAGTTCCCGGACAAGGCGATCAACCTGCTCAAGACCTTCGCCGATCAGGCCGTGATCGCCATAGAGAACACGCGCCTGTTCAACGAGGTGCAGGACCGCACGCGTGAGCTCGCCAGATCGCTCGATGATCTCAGGGCCGCGCAGGACCGACTGATCCAGACCGAGAAGCTGGCCTCGCTCGGCCAGCTCACCGCCGGCATTGCGCATGAGATCAAGAACCCGCTCAACTTCGTCAACAATTTTGCCTCGCTCTCCGCCGAGCTGACGAGCGAGTTGAACGAGGTGCTGGCGCCCGTCCCGCTCGCGGGCGACGTCCGCAGCGAGGTCGCCGAGCTGACGGGACTTCTGAAGGACAATCTGGACAAGGTCGTGCAACACGGCAGGCGCGCCGATTCAATCGTCAAGAACATGCTGCTGCATTCGCGCGAGGGCGGCGGCGAGCACCGCTTGAGCGACATCAACGCGCTGGTCGAGGAGAGCCTCAATCTTGCCTACCACGGCGCCCGCGCCGAAACACCGCAGTTCGACGTGACGCTGAAGCACGAGCTCGATCCCGCGGCCGGCCAAGCCGAAGTGTTTCCGCAGGAGATCACGCGGGTACTGCTGAACCTGATCTCGAACGGATTTTACGCGGTGACCAGGCGCAAGGCGGAGGACGGCGGCGCGGGGTACGAGCCGATGGTGACCGCCACGACGCGCGATCGCGGCGACAGCATCGAGATCCGAATCCGCGACAACGGCACCGGCATTCCGGACGAGGTGAAGGAGAAGATGTTCAATCCCTTCTTCACCACCAAGCCGGCCGGCGAAGGCACCGGCCTCGGGCTGTCGATGAGCCATGATATCGTGGTCAAGCAGCACGGCGGCACGATCGACGTCGCGACCGAACCGGGCAAGTTCACGGAGTTCACGATTCTGCTGCCGCGGAAGAGCGGCTTCCCGGACAAGGACGGACGGTAG
- a CDS encoding (2Fe-2S)-binding protein: MIELTVNGIKHQVDVVPEMPLLWVLRDELGLTSAKYGCGVAQCGACTVHIDGKAVRSCQAHIGEVAGKSVVTLEGLDNKDQHPVLQAWIEHQVPQCGYCQTGQIMQAISLLALISKPTDEQINQVMSGNLCRCGTYPRIRAAIHAAAAHKIAEK, translated from the coding sequence ATGATCGAGCTCACGGTGAACGGGATCAAGCATCAGGTCGACGTCGTTCCCGAGATGCCACTCTTGTGGGTGCTGCGCGACGAGCTCGGCCTCACCAGTGCCAAATATGGCTGCGGGGTCGCACAATGCGGCGCCTGCACCGTTCACATCGACGGCAAGGCGGTGCGGTCCTGTCAGGCGCATATCGGCGAGGTCGCGGGCAAATCGGTCGTCACGCTCGAAGGGCTGGACAACAAGGACCAGCACCCGGTCCTGCAGGCCTGGATCGAGCATCAGGTCCCGCAATGCGGCTACTGCCAGACCGGACAGATCATGCAGGCCATCTCGCTTCTTGCATTGATCTCCAAACCAACCGACGAGCAGATCAATCAGGTGATGTCCGGCAATCTCTGCCGCTGCGGCACCTATCCGCGCATCCGCGCGGCAATTCATGCGGCCGCTGCACACAAGATAGCGGAGAAGTGA
- a CDS encoding alpha/beta hydrolase: MKTLISALAAMSIATVSPAIAAERTVSIVLVHGAFVDGSGWKDTYNILSDAGYEVLVVQQPTITLRDDVAETERVIAKARHPVILVGHSYGGMIITEAGDNPKVRSLVYLAAFAPDAGESVSTLAEAPVPAGEHKAPLVTEGNYLLVDREKFPTSFAADVDAATTRFMGAAQLPWGLQAVQTKVDRVAWKTKPTHYMVTSEDHMIPPTAQRTMAKRSGAKVTEMKSSHAVMLSHPREVAAFIRSADTSAAD, from the coding sequence ATGAAGACGCTCATCTCTGCGCTTGCCGCAATGTCGATCGCAACGGTCTCCCCCGCGATCGCGGCCGAGAGGACCGTTTCCATCGTCCTCGTCCACGGCGCATTCGTCGACGGCTCGGGCTGGAAGGACACCTACAACATCCTCTCGGACGCGGGCTATGAGGTTCTCGTGGTCCAGCAGCCGACGATCACGCTTCGCGACGATGTCGCGGAGACCGAACGCGTGATCGCCAAGGCGCGGCATCCGGTCATCCTCGTCGGGCATTCCTATGGAGGAATGATCATCACCGAAGCAGGCGACAATCCGAAGGTTCGCAGCCTCGTCTATCTCGCGGCATTCGCGCCCGATGCCGGGGAGTCGGTCAGCACGCTGGCGGAAGCCCCAGTGCCGGCGGGCGAGCACAAGGCTCCGCTGGTCACTGAGGGCAATTATCTCCTGGTCGACCGCGAGAAATTCCCGACCTCTTTCGCGGCCGATGTCGACGCGGCAACGACCCGCTTCATGGGCGCCGCGCAGCTACCCTGGGGATTGCAGGCGGTGCAGACCAAGGTCGATCGCGTGGCCTGGAAGACGAAGCCGACCCATTACATGGTGACGAGCGAGGATCACATGATCCCGCCGACGGCACAGCGCACCATGGCCAAGCGGTCAGGCGCGAAGGTGACGGAGATGAAGAGCAGCCACGCGGTGATGCTGTCGCATCCGCGCGAGGTCGCAGCCTTCATCAGAAGCGCAGACACGTCCGCCGCCGACTGA